A section of the Mesobacillus jeotgali genome encodes:
- a CDS encoding ATP-binding protein produces the protein MMKLIELHVYGYGKLEDYVINPLDQFDVFYGENEAGKSTIMSFIHSILFGFPAKQSAEVRYEPKNNPKYGGKIKAFFPDRGVAVIERVKGKASGDVTVSLEDGTIGGEELLKDLLKRMDKGIFQAIFSFNVHGLQNIHALKGEDLGRYLFSAGTFGTDKLFHTEGFLLKEMEQRFKPSGRKPLLNEKMKELKDVQASLKKAEQHNDQYSNWVSEKEEIEAAIDRFEREIQRLEQSGVKLREYKRNERLVLEAASLERKINEQDKSFFPEDGLNRFERLDEQLKNTQARKLALEEKQDYYETELQKSIPDFELLETETELEARTKNLPLYDQLKQEKRLLESKLEEIIEEISLLNDQLYTNFNEENIQGINTSIFIKEQVEDIQQTQQRLTDKKHRLEADFEEEKRGLAELEANAERLKSRLLGEDQRKQLMIELDQLENTERIQSEWRYVKDQIEAVKSSKAAEKIKSKKQKMKDRQQTLLLGGIFLIVLFWGVVNSTWLLAAVGIAGLIFLAVGLFKSAGHSESELSAEAQILTKLMERERELKESLSIHSGGNVFSTKSLLAKDEEARQQHRELIVKIEQQHHRFEKVVQQFEEWESEYGNLKQKKAELLGQLGLSEKQEPIKLLDAYHLLEKQKQNFREKKRTEDSLKTVTASIRDMEDSLKMLAHRFLQNGNFTPVEAAGSLKRALREAMEQQAKHRNMISKLDELGEELASLQKEELVLSEERAGLMAKADADNEDQFRLKAKNTEQVKGWSARLQDINHQLYASGITDEDRQKILTGISLEEQIEENGAKLEACKRDLNRQFDRMAEVKQKMNMIEEGGIYSELLHKYRQLQHEFAEDAKEWAKYAIARDMLSKTIGQYKDERMPKMLTMAENILSILTDGSYIKIIPQASGSGFLIERKDHVLFEANELSQATAEQVYVSIRLALAAVHHDRYPFPIIIDDSFVNFDHLRTARIVQLLREMSSKNQILIFTCHRHLLDYFSEKEIVHLQEKSTNIV, from the coding sequence ATGATGAAACTTATTGAACTGCATGTATACGGATACGGCAAGCTCGAGGATTACGTAATCAATCCTTTGGATCAATTTGATGTTTTCTATGGTGAAAACGAGGCCGGAAAGTCCACGATCATGTCATTTATCCATAGTATCCTGTTTGGCTTCCCCGCGAAGCAGAGTGCAGAGGTCCGCTATGAACCTAAAAATAACCCGAAGTATGGCGGGAAAATTAAAGCCTTTTTTCCTGACAGAGGAGTTGCAGTCATTGAAAGGGTGAAAGGCAAGGCATCTGGTGATGTGACTGTATCACTCGAAGATGGGACAATTGGCGGGGAAGAATTGCTCAAGGATTTGTTGAAAAGAATGGATAAAGGCATATTTCAGGCGATCTTTTCTTTTAATGTACATGGATTGCAAAATATTCATGCACTTAAGGGAGAAGATCTTGGCAGATATTTATTTTCTGCTGGAACATTCGGCACAGATAAACTCTTCCATACAGAAGGCTTTTTGCTAAAGGAAATGGAGCAGCGTTTCAAGCCGAGCGGGCGAAAGCCATTGTTAAACGAGAAAATGAAGGAGCTGAAGGACGTTCAGGCTTCCCTGAAAAAAGCAGAGCAACACAATGATCAGTACTCCAATTGGGTGAGCGAGAAAGAGGAAATAGAGGCTGCAATTGACCGGTTTGAGAGGGAAATTCAGCGGTTAGAGCAATCAGGAGTGAAGCTGCGCGAATACAAGCGGAATGAAAGGCTGGTCCTCGAAGCTGCGTCATTAGAGCGAAAAATCAATGAGCAAGATAAGTCATTTTTTCCAGAGGACGGTCTTAATCGGTTTGAAAGGTTGGACGAGCAGCTTAAGAATACACAAGCAAGAAAGTTGGCGCTTGAAGAGAAACAGGATTATTACGAGACTGAACTGCAAAAGTCGATACCGGATTTTGAGCTGCTTGAAACGGAAACAGAGCTTGAAGCCCGAACAAAGAATCTGCCATTATATGATCAACTCAAGCAGGAAAAAAGGCTTCTTGAATCAAAACTGGAGGAAATAATTGAAGAAATCAGTCTGCTTAATGATCAGCTCTATACAAATTTCAATGAAGAGAATATCCAGGGGATTAATACAAGTATTTTTATCAAGGAACAGGTCGAAGATATCCAGCAGACGCAGCAAAGGTTGACGGATAAAAAGCATAGGCTTGAAGCTGACTTTGAAGAGGAAAAAAGGGGACTCGCTGAACTTGAAGCAAATGCAGAAAGGCTGAAAAGTCGATTGCTTGGTGAAGATCAACGGAAGCAACTGATGATTGAACTAGATCAACTTGAGAATACAGAAAGAATCCAGTCTGAATGGCGTTATGTAAAAGATCAGATAGAAGCAGTTAAATCCAGTAAGGCAGCTGAGAAAATAAAAAGCAAGAAGCAAAAAATGAAGGACCGTCAGCAAACACTCCTTCTCGGCGGTATATTTCTGATTGTTTTGTTCTGGGGAGTCGTGAATAGTACCTGGCTGCTGGCAGCTGTGGGAATTGCCGGATTAATTTTTCTTGCGGTTGGACTGTTCAAGTCAGCAGGCCATTCTGAATCTGAACTTTCTGCAGAGGCCCAGATTCTGACAAAATTGATGGAGCGGGAAAGAGAACTAAAAGAATCATTAAGCATTCATTCGGGCGGCAATGTATTCTCAACTAAGAGTCTGCTGGCGAAAGACGAAGAAGCAAGGCAGCAGCATCGTGAGCTGATTGTCAAAATCGAGCAGCAGCATCATCGGTTTGAAAAAGTAGTTCAGCAATTCGAGGAATGGGAATCAGAATATGGCAATTTGAAGCAGAAAAAGGCAGAATTATTGGGTCAATTGGGACTGTCTGAGAAACAGGAGCCGATCAAATTATTAGATGCCTATCATTTACTGGAAAAGCAAAAACAAAACTTTCGCGAAAAGAAGAGAACGGAAGATAGTTTGAAAACAGTAACCGCATCAATCAGGGACATGGAAGACAGCCTGAAAATGCTTGCACACCGGTTTCTGCAGAATGGCAATTTTACTCCTGTTGAAGCAGCAGGTTCTTTAAAGAGGGCTCTGCGTGAAGCGATGGAGCAGCAGGCAAAACATCGGAATATGATCTCGAAACTGGACGAGCTCGGAGAAGAGCTTGCTTCTCTTCAAAAGGAAGAACTTGTCCTTAGTGAAGAGAGAGCTGGATTAATGGCCAAGGCTGATGCTGACAATGAGGATCAATTCAGGCTGAAGGCCAAAAATACTGAGCAGGTGAAAGGCTGGTCTGCAAGGCTTCAGGATATTAATCATCAACTTTATGCTTCTGGCATTACCGATGAGGATCGTCAGAAGATCCTGACAGGCATTTCTCTCGAGGAACAAATAGAGGAAAATGGAGCAAAGCTGGAAGCGTGCAAGAGGGATTTGAACAGGCAATTCGATCGAATGGCCGAAGTGAAGCAAAAGATGAATATGATCGAAGAGGGAGGAATTTATAGCGAATTGCTCCATAAATATAGACAGCTGCAACATGAATTTGCTGAGGATGCAAAAGAGTGGGCGAAGTATGCGATAGCAAGGGACATGCTCTCGAAGACAATCGGTCAGTACAAGGATGAACGGATGCCTAAGATGCTTACTATGGCGGAAAACATTCTTTCGATCTTGACAGATGGAAGTTATATAAAAATCATTCCCCAGGCTTCTGGCAGCGGTTTTTTGATTGAAAGGAAGGATCATGTACTATTTGAAGCGAATGAGCTAAGTCAGGCCACTGCTGAACAAGTATATGTGTCAATCAGGCTGGCGCTAGCCGCTGTCCATCATGACCGATATCCATTCCCCATCATCATAGATGACAGCTTTGTCAATTTTGATCATCTCAGGACTGCACGCATTGTCCAGCTGCTCAGGGAGATGAGCAGCAAAAACCAGATTCTGATTTTCACATGCCATCGTCATCTGCTGGACTATTTTTCAGAAAAAGAAATTGTGCATCTGCAAGAAAAAAGTACAAATATAGTTTGA
- the yhaM gene encoding 3'-5' exoribonuclease YhaM, whose protein sequence is MNKGILNHETGEQVELFLLIKHSTKGIASNGKPFLTLILQDQSGEIEAKLWDVSMEDETTYCAESIVKVQGDIQNYRGRNQLKIRQIRAASEADSVKLSDFLETAPVSQDEMSSKLTQYIFEMKNPNIQRITRHLLKKNMNAFMEYPAATKNHHEFVSGLAYHVTSMLDLAKSIATLYPSLDKDLLYAGVILHDLGKVIELSGPISTTYTVEGNLLGHISIMVNEIGKAADELGISGEEVVILQHMVLSHHGKAEWGSPKPPMIKEAEILHYIDNLDAKMNMLDRALSRVKPGEFSDRVFALDNRSFYKPVFHK, encoded by the coding sequence ATGAATAAAGGAATTTTGAATCATGAAACAGGGGAACAGGTTGAATTATTTTTGCTGATCAAACACTCGACAAAGGGGATTGCCAGCAATGGGAAGCCATTTTTGACTCTTATCCTCCAGGACCAGAGCGGGGAAATCGAAGCGAAGCTATGGGATGTCTCCATGGAAGATGAAACTACTTATTGTGCTGAAAGCATTGTAAAAGTCCAGGGAGATATACAGAACTACCGTGGGCGCAACCAGCTGAAAATCAGGCAAATTCGCGCAGCTTCAGAAGCGGACTCTGTAAAACTATCTGATTTTCTTGAGACAGCTCCTGTCAGCCAGGATGAAATGAGCAGTAAGCTTACACAATATATTTTTGAAATGAAAAATCCCAATATCCAGAGAATCACCAGACATCTATTGAAAAAGAACATGAATGCATTCATGGAATATCCTGCAGCGACAAAGAACCACCATGAATTCGTTTCAGGTCTTGCCTATCATGTCACCTCGATGCTTGATCTTGCAAAATCAATTGCCACCCTATATCCAAGTCTGGATAAGGATCTTTTGTACGCTGGAGTCATTCTGCATGACCTGGGGAAAGTCATCGAGCTTTCCGGCCCTATTTCAACGACTTACACAGTTGAAGGCAATTTGCTCGGGCATATATCGATCATGGTAAATGAAATTGGCAAGGCGGCCGATGAATTAGGGATTTCCGGGGAAGAGGTAGTGATTCTTCAACACATGGTTCTGTCTCATCATGGGAAAGCAGAATGGGGCAGTCCAAAACCGCCAATGATCAAAGAGGCGGAAATCCTGCACTACATCGATAACCTCGATGCAAAAATGAACATGCTGGACCGAGCTCTTTCTAGGGTTAAACCAGGGGAGTTCTCCGATAGAGTTTTCGCACTTGATAACAGGTCATTCTATAAGCCTGTATTTCATAAATAG
- a CDS encoding sporulation YhaL family protein produces the protein MSIPIWVIAVAAGIVFSAFMAVKTGKEEREQEMESIEREGELYMKRLEREKERREHSAEA, from the coding sequence ATGTCAATTCCAATCTGGGTAATAGCAGTCGCAGCAGGTATCGTATTCAGTGCCTTTATGGCAGTCAAGACAGGCAAAGAAGAAAGAGAACAAGAAATGGAAAGCATTGAACGCGAAGGCGAGCTTTATATGAAACGGCTCGAACGGGAAAAAGAACGCCGTGAACATTCTGCAGAAGCATAA
- a CDS encoding peptidylprolyl isomerase, with the protein MKKMIISLTVAAGVMGLGACSNDNADSSEVIVESKAGNITKEELYESMKEKYGEQALQELLYQKVLSKNYKVTDKEVEEKVAELKAELGDNFELVLQQNQLKNEDELKKILKDQLLMEKAALKDVKVSEEEVKKRYEEYKPEIKASHILVKDEKTANEVKKKLDEGAKFEDLAKEYSTDPGSAANGGDLGFFGPGKMVPEFEEAAYALDVNEISGPVKSQHGFHIIKVTEKKEKESYDKMKDELEYDLRLAQLDSSKIQDVLKKELDKANVKIKDKELKGAAEFPEAAEAPTQP; encoded by the coding sequence ATGAAAAAAATGATAATTTCCCTCACGGTTGCTGCCGGAGTTATGGGGTTGGGTGCATGCAGTAATGATAATGCAGATTCTTCAGAAGTAATTGTTGAGTCAAAAGCAGGTAACATTACTAAAGAAGAACTTTACGAATCAATGAAGGAAAAGTATGGGGAGCAAGCCCTTCAAGAATTGCTTTACCAGAAAGTACTTTCAAAGAACTATAAAGTTACGGATAAAGAAGTTGAAGAAAAAGTGGCCGAGCTTAAAGCTGAATTAGGAGACAATTTTGAGCTAGTTCTCCAGCAGAACCAGCTTAAAAATGAGGACGAATTAAAAAAGATCCTTAAAGACCAGCTTCTAATGGAAAAAGCTGCCCTCAAAGATGTTAAGGTAAGTGAAGAAGAGGTTAAAAAGCGCTACGAAGAGTACAAGCCTGAAATCAAGGCGAGCCATATCCTTGTAAAAGATGAAAAAACCGCTAACGAAGTGAAGAAAAAATTGGATGAAGGCGCTAAGTTCGAAGACCTCGCGAAGGAATATTCAACAGATCCAGGTTCAGCTGCCAATGGCGGCGACCTCGGTTTCTTTGGGCCAGGCAAAATGGTTCCTGAATTCGAAGAGGCTGCTTACGCGCTTGACGTAAATGAAATCAGCGGACCGGTGAAATCACAGCACGGCTTCCATATCATCAAGGTAACGGAAAAGAAAGAAAAAGAATCATACGATAAAATGAAAGACGAATTAGAGTATGATTTAAGACTTGCCCAGCTGGATTCCAGCAAAATTCAAGATGTCCTGAAAAAGGAGCTTGATAAGGCAAACGTAAAGATTAAGGATAAAGAACTTAAAGGTGCTGCTGAGTTCCCTGAAGCAGCAGAAGCACCGACACAGCCATAA
- a CDS encoding YjcZ family sporulation protein, with protein sequence MGHYNSGFALIVVLFILLIVVGAAYL encoded by the coding sequence ATGGGCCACTATAATTCGGGATTTGCTTTGATAGTTGTCTTGTTCATTTTGCTGATTGTTGTAGGGGCAGCATACCTGTAA
- a CDS encoding YjcZ family sporulation protein — protein sequence MGAGYGGGFALIVVLFILLIIVGAAWL from the coding sequence ATGGGTGCAGGATACGGCGGCGGCTTTGCGTTAATTGTCGTGTTATTCATTCTGTTAATCATCGTGGGTGCAGCTTGGCTTTAA
- a CDS encoding YjcZ family sporulation protein, whose protein sequence is MSGGGCGYGGGFALLVVLFILLIIIGAAWL, encoded by the coding sequence ATGTCTGGAGGAGGCTGTGGATACGGCGGCGGCTTTGCATTGCTCGTTGTCTTGTTCATTCTGTTAATCATCATCGGTGCAGCTTGGCTGTAA
- a CDS encoding HTH-type transcriptional regulator Hpr, with the protein MGDKNYTMKEAMMFSQRVAQLSKALWKSVEKDWQQWIKPFDLNINEHHILWIAYHLNGASISDVAKFGVMHVSTAFNFSKKLEERGYLKFSKKESDKRNTYIQLTEEGEGILLALMESYEPDKNSVFSGAMPLKELYGKFPDIIEIMAIVRNIYGDDFMEIFEKSFTNIDSRFTDEDGTLKKIDPAEKEYA; encoded by the coding sequence ATGGGAGATAAAAATTATACTATGAAAGAAGCCATGATGTTTAGCCAGAGAGTGGCCCAGCTGAGCAAAGCCCTCTGGAAGTCTGTGGAAAAGGACTGGCAGCAATGGATCAAGCCATTCGACCTGAATATCAATGAACACCATATTTTATGGATTGCTTACCATTTGAATGGTGCTTCGATTTCTGATGTGGCCAAATTTGGTGTCATGCATGTTTCCACTGCTTTCAACTTCTCAAAAAAGCTTGAGGAACGAGGCTACTTAAAGTTTTCTAAAAAAGAAAGCGACAAAAGGAATACCTATATCCAGTTAACTGAAGAAGGCGAAGGCATATTGCTCGCATTGATGGAAAGCTACGAACCTGATAAGAATTCCGTTTTTTCAGGTGCTATGCCCTTAAAGGAATTGTATGGCAAGTTCCCTGATATCATTGAAATCATGGCCATTGTCAGAAATATTTATGGTGACGATTTCATGGAAATATTCGAGAAATCCTTCACGAATATCGACAGCAGGTTTACTGACGAAGACGGAACGCTCAAGAAGATCGACCCAGCCGAGAAGGAGTATGCTTAA
- a CDS encoding YtxH domain-containing protein, which translates to MKAKSVLMGMLVGGAAAGIATLLAAPKSGYETRRTLKANKDEYIGSIKDIKDAVVELKNTVSSASKEGKASMQTFITDVKTVIWEWKQETEENKKALQEDIKELEHSISDLESELADNSTSK; encoded by the coding sequence ATGAAAGCAAAATCGGTTTTAATGGGAATGCTTGTTGGGGGAGCTGCAGCGGGGATTGCAACATTACTCGCAGCTCCAAAATCAGGTTATGAGACTAGAAGGACGCTTAAAGCGAATAAGGATGAATACATTGGTTCCATCAAGGATATTAAGGATGCGGTTGTGGAATTAAAGAACACAGTGTCCTCAGCTTCCAAAGAAGGTAAGGCTTCTATGCAAACCTTCATCACTGACGTGAAAACGGTTATTTGGGAGTGGAAGCAAGAAACTGAAGAAAATAAAAAGGCTCTTCAGGAAGATATCAAGGAGCTCGAACATTCAATTTCAGACCTTGAATCAGAACTGGCGGACAATAGCACCTCAAAATAA
- a CDS encoding tryptophan transporter produces the protein MNTKNLVALSLLVGMGAVLHTVVPGFILGMKPDMMLTMMFLGIILFPDKKSVLLIGAVTGLISGLTTTFPGGLIPNIIDKPVTAFVFLAVLLVLKKFKSSVYTAAGLTAIGTIVSGIVFLGSAYFLVGLPGPFIALFGGVVLPAAAFNTVFMAILYPVATNIFKRAKLAEVN, from the coding sequence ATGAATACGAAGAATCTTGTAGCCTTGTCACTGTTAGTCGGGATGGGTGCAGTGCTGCACACTGTAGTACCAGGTTTTATCCTTGGAATGAAGCCAGATATGATGCTGACCATGATGTTCCTTGGAATCATTCTTTTTCCTGACAAGAAAAGTGTATTGTTGATTGGAGCTGTAACTGGATTGATCTCTGGATTAACTACAACGTTTCCAGGCGGGCTAATTCCAAATATTATCGATAAGCCTGTAACGGCTTTTGTCTTTTTGGCAGTCCTGCTGGTGTTGAAAAAATTCAAGTCGTCCGTTTATACTGCAGCTGGTTTGACCGCAATCGGAACCATTGTATCCGGGATTGTTTTCCTCGGTTCAGCCTACTTCCTAGTCGGCCTGCCTGGACCATTCATCGCCCTTTTCGGGGGAGTTGTTCTGCCTGCCGCAGCCTTTAACACAGTATTCATGGCCATTCTTTATCCAGTGGCAACAAATATCTTTAAACGAGCAAAACTTGCTGAAGTGAATTAA
- the serC gene encoding 3-phosphoserine/phosphohydroxythreonine transaminase has protein sequence MKRALNFNAGPAALPEAVLARAQKEMMNYQDSGMGIMELSHRSKQFEAINERAKKLLRDLLLIPDDYEVLFLQGGASLQFTMVPLNLLDEGTTAGYVVTGTWGEKALKEAKKIGNAVEIASTKSANFKSIPNLSEIKVPSDSSYLHITTNNTIFGTQWHNLPEDLTVPLVADMSSDILSRPVNLSSHGLIYAGAQKNLGPSGVTVVILHKDLLKRSKPGLPSMLNYKVHADSKSLYNTPPTLSVYFLMLVLEWAESLGGVKQLELQNKQKAALLYDAIDSSNGFYEGHAEKGSRSLMNITFTLNNEDLTSSFLHEAEESGFIGLAGHRSVGGCRASIYNAVPLEHVEKLADFMNHFRLRN, from the coding sequence TTGAAACGTGCACTGAATTTTAATGCTGGTCCTGCTGCGTTACCTGAGGCTGTGCTGGCGAGGGCTCAAAAAGAAATGATGAATTACCAGGATAGCGGGATGGGGATTATGGAACTAAGCCACCGCAGCAAGCAATTTGAAGCAATCAACGAAAGGGCAAAAAAACTGCTGCGCGATCTCCTCCTCATTCCGGATGACTATGAGGTACTCTTCCTGCAGGGAGGTGCCAGCCTTCAATTTACAATGGTTCCGTTGAACCTGCTTGATGAAGGGACGACCGCCGGCTATGTTGTGACGGGCACCTGGGGTGAAAAAGCTCTGAAAGAAGCTAAGAAGATTGGAAATGCGGTGGAAATCGCTTCAACAAAATCTGCTAACTTTAAATCTATCCCCAACCTTTCCGAAATCAAAGTTCCATCTGACTCTTCCTACCTCCACATCACGACGAACAACACTATCTTTGGAACCCAGTGGCATAACCTGCCCGAAGATCTTACAGTACCGCTTGTAGCGGACATGTCGAGCGATATTTTAAGCCGGCCTGTCAATTTATCATCGCATGGGCTCATCTATGCTGGTGCCCAGAAGAATTTGGGCCCGTCCGGTGTCACGGTTGTGATTCTCCATAAGGATCTGCTCAAACGCTCTAAACCAGGTTTGCCTTCAATGCTTAATTATAAGGTGCATGCTGACTCAAAGTCCCTTTATAATACTCCGCCTACTTTATCCGTTTACTTCCTGATGCTTGTCCTCGAATGGGCTGAATCACTTGGAGGAGTAAAACAGCTTGAACTGCAAAACAAGCAGAAGGCTGCATTGCTATATGATGCGATTGACAGCAGTAACGGATTCTATGAAGGCCACGCAGAAAAAGGTAGCCGCTCACTGATGAACATCACTTTCACTTTGAACAATGAAGATTTGACTTCCTCCTTCCTCCATGAGGCGGAGGAATCAGGGTTCATAGGCCTGGCCGGCCACAGATCTGTCGGCGGCTGCAGGGCTTCCATCTACAATGCTGTACCGCTAGAACATGTTGAAAAACTTGCTGATTTCATGAATCATTTCAGGCTGCGAAATTAA